A genomic stretch from Rhodobacterales bacterium HKCCA1288 includes:
- a CDS encoding cell division/cell wall cluster transcriptional repressor MraZ — translation MERRFQGESLNKVDGKGRISIPVKFRRVLANSDAKATAGASPRLYIAYGDKSKNYLECLSGDAFDQIDAMIRRAPLGTPVRRALEFLYYQKCDETTVDDTGRLVLPQAARDKIALADEALFQGMGDKFHILNPSDAKDAEAQIDALIDSLAQGDEFFDPLSLVAGGVGAMDHDGGV, via the coding sequence GTGGAGCGCAGGTTTCAGGGCGAGAGCCTGAACAAGGTGGACGGAAAGGGCCGAATTTCGATTCCGGTCAAGTTTCGCCGTGTGCTTGCCAATTCCGATGCCAAGGCTACGGCGGGCGCCTCTCCGCGCCTATACATTGCCTATGGCGACAAATCGAAGAATTACCTTGAATGTCTGTCTGGTGACGCCTTTGACCAAATTGACGCGATGATCCGCCGCGCGCCCTTGGGCACGCCTGTGCGCCGCGCTTTGGAATTTCTCTATTATCAGAAATGTGATGAAACCACCGTGGATGACACGGGCCGTTTGGTTCTGCCTCAGGCCGCGCGCGACAAGATCGCGCTTGCCGATGAGGCGCTGTTTCAAGGCATGGGCGACAAGTTTCACATCCTCAACCCAAGCGATGCAAAAGACGCCGAGGCGCAAATTGATGCGCTGATTGACAGTCTTGCCCAAGGTGACGAGTTCTTTGATCCGCTGTCCCTCGTGGCTGGTGGTGTTGGAGCGATGGATCATGACGGGGGCGTATGA
- the rsmH gene encoding 16S rRNA (cytosine(1402)-N(4))-methyltransferase RsmH: protein MAAAKLNEPARAEGPHIPVLLDRILAEIAPVSGDWLDGTFGAGGYARGLLDRGAASVIGVDRDPLALEMAEAWRAQYGDRLKLVAGEFGDLDDHARSVGYDALDGVVLDLGVSSMQLDLAERGFSFMRDGPLDMRMSQAGMSAEDLVNEAPEAHLADILYHYGEERAARRIARAIVAARKGARITTTAALAKIVEGCLPRPKPNQSHPATRSFQALRIAVNDELGQLVKGLLAAERILREGGILAVVTFHSLEDRVVKRFMQLRSDTGGGGSRHAPERARQTPSFLQNTRKAIAPSPEEAAQNPRARSAKLRLAVRSGEAAPAPLDFSALGLPPLEVT, encoded by the coding sequence ATGGCGGCGGCCAAGCTCAACGAACCCGCGAGGGCAGAGGGGCCGCATATCCCTGTTCTATTGGATCGGATCTTGGCCGAGATCGCACCCGTGTCTGGGGACTGGCTCGATGGAACTTTCGGCGCTGGTGGCTACGCCCGTGGCTTGCTTGATCGGGGGGCGGCATCGGTGATTGGTGTCGACCGCGATCCTCTGGCGCTTGAGATGGCCGAAGCGTGGCGCGCTCAATATGGTGACCGTTTAAAATTGGTTGCGGGCGAGTTTGGCGATCTTGATGATCATGCCCGTTCTGTGGGCTATGATGCGCTTGACGGCGTCGTGCTTGATCTGGGCGTTTCGTCTATGCAGCTTGATTTGGCCGAACGTGGCTTTTCATTCATGCGCGATGGCCCGCTTGATATGCGCATGAGCCAAGCAGGGATGTCCGCCGAAGATCTGGTGAACGAGGCGCCCGAGGCGCATTTGGCGGATATTTTGTATCATTACGGCGAAGAACGCGCCGCACGGCGCATTGCCCGCGCGATTGTTGCCGCGCGCAAAGGCGCGCGCATCACCACCACTGCCGCCCTTGCCAAAATCGTTGAGGGCTGCCTGCCGCGCCCCAAACCCAATCAAAGCCACCCCGCAACGCGCAGCTTTCAGGCCTTGCGCATCGCGGTGAATGATGAGTTGGGCCAATTGGTTAAGGGCCTTTTGGCCGCAGAGCGTATCTTGCGCGAAGGCGGCATTTTGGCGGTGGTCACCTTTCATTCATTGGAGGATCGGGTGGTCAAACGCTTTATGCAATTGCGCAGCGATACGGGCGGCGGCGGGTCGCGCCACGCCCCAGAGCGCGCGCGCCAAACCCCCAGTTTCCTGCAAAATACCCGCAAAGCCATCGCACCAAGCCCCGAGGAAGCCGCGCAGAACCCCCGCGCGCGCTCGGCCAAATTGCGATTGGCTGTGCGCAGTGGGGAGGCCGCCCCCGCCCCCCTTGATTTTAGTGCTTTGGGCCTGCCCCCGTTAGAGGTGACATAA
- a CDS encoding cell division protein FtsL, translating to MRALMSLFTAIAVIGLGFWAYQQNILTQQAEREVARLEAEIAAHHERLAILRSEWAFLNRPDRLRALVDMNFDRLGLLPMQPDQFATIHEVSFPDPLAALTEASLVSDEAVQEDQP from the coding sequence ATGCGCGCTTTGATGTCCTTATTCACAGCAATTGCCGTTATTGGCCTTGGATTTTGGGCCTATCAGCAAAATATCCTAACTCAGCAAGCCGAACGCGAAGTGGCGCGCCTAGAGGCCGAGATTGCCGCGCATCATGAACGGCTTGCCATTTTGCGGTCGGAATGGGCCTTTCTCAATCGTCCTGATCGCTTGCGCGCGTTGGTCGATATGAATTTTGATCGCTTGGGGCTGTTGCCGATGCAGCCAGATCAGTTTGCCACCATTCATGAAGTGTCTTTCCCTGATCCTCTGGCCGCGCTGACGGAGGCAAGCCTTGTGTCGGATGAGGCCGTGCAGGAGGATCAACCATGA
- a CDS encoding penicillin-binding protein 2, with protein MNGQRIPLRPLSRVIEARQKGENPDYIERENLRQRHEAERDKLRLRAEGRILVVALCFLLGFGAVGVRMGALAASEPQEPGVTSVASAIQTARADIVDRQGRILATNLLTNALYAHPHEMVDPLAAAEGLVEIFPEMDYDRLVAQLTSERRFLWLRRSISPEQEQAVHDLGEPGLLFGPREIRLYPNGAIAAHVLGGARFGQEAVNAAEIVGVAGLEAQFDAELRDPARAHTPLRLSMDLAIQSATEEVLASGMGLMNARGASAVLMDAHTGEVISLASLPDFDPNARPRPLTSGNDPSQSPLFNRAVQGVYELGSVFKIFTMAQALELDMVTPETSIDTTSPLRIAGFNIRDFHNYGPRQTATEVIVHSSNIGTARIADEIGPDRQRLFLEDLGLLEPTPLEIVEAPTGRPMIPARWERLSTMTVSYGHGLSTSPLHLAAGFAAMVNGGTRVAPTLIAQRGAPQTGARIISEDTSAQIRAMMRAVVDGGTASLAEVEGYEMGGKTGTADKPNPSGGYYEDRVIATFAGAFPMSDPQYVIVVTLDEPEIVALGETRRTAGWTAAPVAAEIIRRVGPLLNLQPRGAAEIAQSGVSQLSSHIE; from the coding sequence ATGAACGGTCAACGCATCCCCTTGCGCCCGTTGTCACGGGTGATTGAAGCGCGCCAAAAGGGCGAAAACCCCGATTACATCGAGCGCGAAAACCTGCGCCAACGCCACGAAGCGGAGCGGGACAAATTGCGCCTGCGGGCCGAGGGGCGGATTTTGGTCGTGGCTCTGTGCTTTTTGCTTGGCTTTGGCGCGGTTGGCGTGCGCATGGGCGCCTTGGCCGCCTCCGAACCGCAAGAGCCTGGTGTGACCTCTGTTGCAAGCGCCATTCAGACCGCCCGCGCGGATATTGTCGATCGGCAGGGGCGTATTTTGGCCACTAATCTTTTGACCAATGCGCTTTACGCCCACCCCCACGAGATGGTCGACCCGCTTGCTGCGGCTGAAGGTTTGGTCGAAATCTTCCCTGAGATGGATTATGACCGCTTGGTCGCGCAACTGACCTCTGAGCGCCGCTTCCTTTGGCTGCGCCGCTCGATCAGCCCCGAGCAGGAACAAGCGGTGCATGATCTGGGCGAGCCTGGCTTGCTCTTTGGCCCGCGCGAAATTCGGCTTTACCCCAATGGCGCGATTGCCGCGCATGTTTTGGGGGGCGCAAGGTTTGGGCAAGAGGCCGTGAATGCCGCAGAAATCGTAGGTGTTGCGGGGCTTGAGGCGCAGTTTGACGCCGAATTGCGCGATCCTGCCCGTGCACATACGCCGCTGCGCCTGTCGATGGATTTGGCCATCCAATCCGCCACCGAGGAAGTTCTCGCCTCTGGCATGGGATTGATGAATGCGCGCGGCGCTTCGGCGGTGTTGATGGATGCCCATACGGGCGAGGTGATCTCCCTTGCAAGCCTGCCTGATTTTGACCCCAATGCGCGGCCCCGTCCGCTGACATCGGGCAATGATCCGAGCCAAAGCCCGCTCTTTAATCGCGCGGTGCAGGGCGTGTATGAGCTTGGGTCTGTGTTCAAAATCTTCACCATGGCGCAGGCCTTGGAATTGGACATGGTGACGCCTGAGACATCAATCGACACGACAAGTCCGTTGCGGATTGCAGGGTTCAACATCCGTGACTTCCACAATTACGGGCCACGCCAAACCGCGACTGAAGTGATTGTGCATTCGTCAAATATCGGCACGGCGCGTATTGCTGATGAGATCGGGCCAGATCGCCAACGCCTGTTCCTCGAAGATTTGGGTTTGCTTGAACCAACCCCCCTTGAGATTGTCGAAGCCCCAACGGGCCGCCCGATGATCCCTGCGAGATGGGAACGCCTTTCAACTATGACTGTATCCTACGGCCATGGTCTGTCGACATCGCCTTTGCATTTGGCGGCAGGATTTGCCGCGATGGTCAATGGTGGCACGCGGGTTGCGCCGACCTTGATCGCACAGCGGGGCGCGCCGCAGACGGGGGCGCGCATCATTTCCGAAGATACCTCTGCGCAAATCCGTGCCATGATGCGTGCCGTGGTCGATGGCGGCACAGCCAGCCTTGCCGAAGTCGAAGGCTATGAGATGGGCGGGAAAACGGGCACGGCCGATAAACCCAACCCATCGGGCGGCTACTACGAGGATCGCGTGATTGCGACCTTCGCAGGGGCCTTTCCAATGAGTGACCCGCAATATGTGATTGTCGTCACCTTGGACGAACCTGAAATTGTCGCCCTTGGCGAGACGCGCCGCACCGCGGGATGGACGGCTGCGCCAGTGGCCGCAGAAATCATACGCCGCGTAGGCCCTTTGCTGAATCTGCAGCCGCGTGGTGCAGCAGAGATTGCGCAAAGTGGGGTTTCTCAGCTATCGAGCCATATCGAGTGA
- a CDS encoding UDP-N-acetylmuramoyl-L-alanyl-D-glutamate--2,6-diaminopimelate ligase: MPASHRDETIRLSSLGLTPTRGEDVAVTGLCLDSRKIKQGEVFAALAGSHAHGANYAQAVLAAGASAILTDPEGAKIIGDLAADHNASLIVVAEPRAALAQAAALWFGAQPDTMVAVTGTNGKTSVASFTRQIWNALGFDAVNIGTTGVEGSFAAAGTHTTPDPLTLHALLRDMAEAGVTHAAMEASSHGLDQHRLDGVRLAAAGFTNFTQDHLDYHGTMEAYFEAKARLFRQVLDENGTVVVNLDDPKGAAIAAIAEAREIEVITVGEDAPNARLRITARRLDERGQDLLFTWQDDPYRARLSLIGGFQAMNVLVAAGLVIAAGAVPDAVFATLPRLQGVRGRMQLAATRANGAPVFVDYAHTPDALRTALLALRPHVMGRLHLVFGAGGDRDRAKRPLMGAEAAAHADCITVTDDNPRSEDPAAIRAAILEACPQAREVGDRAEAILRAVADLAPGDALLIAGKGHETGQIVGDVTYPFDDLEQASLAVSALEGQQ, translated from the coding sequence ATGCCTGCGTCCCATCGCGATGAGACAATCCGCCTTTCATCGCTTGGGTTGACCCCAACGCGGGGTGAGGATGTGGCGGTGACGGGTTTGTGTCTTGATAGCCGCAAGATCAAACAGGGCGAGGTCTTCGCCGCCCTTGCAGGCAGTCATGCTCATGGGGCCAATTATGCGCAAGCGGTGCTTGCCGCGGGGGCTTCGGCGATTTTAACCGACCCTGAGGGCGCAAAGATCATTGGTGATCTTGCCGCTGATCACAATGCCAGCCTGATTGTCGTGGCCGAGCCGCGCGCAGCATTGGCGCAGGCTGCTGCCCTTTGGTTTGGCGCGCAGCCCGACACCATGGTCGCAGTGACAGGCACCAATGGCAAAACCAGTGTCGCAAGCTTTACCCGTCAGATTTGGAACGCCTTGGGTTTTGATGCGGTGAATATCGGCACCACGGGCGTGGAGGGCAGTTTTGCCGCCGCAGGCACCCACACAACGCCCGATCCTTTGACCTTACACGCCTTGTTGCGCGATATGGCCGAGGCGGGTGTCACCCATGCCGCGATGGAGGCCTCGTCACACGGGCTTGATCAACATCGCCTTGACGGTGTGCGCTTGGCTGCGGCGGGTTTTACCAATTTCACCCAAGATCACCTTGACTATCACGGCACGATGGAGGCCTATTTCGAAGCCAAAGCCCGCCTCTTTCGCCAAGTTTTGGATGAAAATGGCACTGTCGTGGTCAATCTCGATGATCCCAAAGGGGCGGCCATTGCCGCCATCGCCGAAGCGCGAGAGATTGAAGTGATCACTGTGGGTGAGGATGCGCCAAATGCACGCCTGCGTATTACGGCGCGGCGCTTGGATGAACGGGGTCAGGATTTACTCTTTACATGGCAAGATGACCCCTATCGCGCGCGACTGTCCCTCATTGGTGGGTTTCAGGCCATGAATGTCTTGGTCGCGGCGGGTTTGGTGATTGCTGCAGGGGCCGTCCCTGACGCGGTTTTTGCTACGCTGCCGCGCCTACAAGGCGTGCGCGGGCGAATGCAGCTTGCCGCAACCCGTGCCAATGGCGCGCCTGTTTTTGTCGATTATGCGCATACGCCCGATGCGTTGCGCACGGCGCTTTTGGCGCTCAGACCGCATGTCATGGGGCGGCTTCATCTCGTCTTTGGTGCAGGCGGGGATCGCGACCGCGCCAAGCGCCCTTTGATGGGGGCCGAGGCCGCCGCCCATGCAGATTGCATCACTGTCACCGATGATAACCCCCGCAGCGAAGACCCCGCCGCCATTCGGGCCGCCATTCTTGAGGCCTGCCCGCAAGCCCGCGAGGTCGGCGATCGCGCCGAAGCGATTTTGCGCGCCGTGGCCGATTTGGCGCCAGGCGATGCGCTTTTGATTGCGGGCAAGGGGCATGAAACAGGGCAGATCGTCGGTGACGTTACCTATCCGTTCGATGATCTCGAACAGGCAAGCCTTGCCGTGAGCGCATTGGAGGGTCAGCAATGA
- the murF gene encoding UDP-N-acetylmuramoyl-tripeptide--D-alanyl-D-alanine ligase produces MSALWTSAEIAAATHGRTHGPDFEVTGISIDTRSLMAGDFFVALSAARDGHDFVADALAKGAAGALVSRIPDGVAQDAPLILVEDVQTALEDLGRAGRARMTGQVVAITGSVGKTTSKEMMRAALAPLGRVHASVASYNNHWGVPLTLARMPRETDFAVIEIGMNAPGEIAPLARMARPHLAIVTTVAAAHLEAFGSLEGIAHEKASIYEGLETGGIALVNADVETSAILQDKATACAARVLRFGEAETAAARLASVEIIEDRTIVSMVFDGDTHLFKLNTAGRHLALNAVAVMASVAALGGDVALAALGLSDWQAVTGRGTRERLTLSNRHAHAGEIEMIDDAYNANPASIAAALDVLASAEARRRVAVLGDMLELGAQGPAMHAELADLPSIAKIDRIHTVGGLMEHLHEALPSDKRGLHCETADEMARALPKTLEEGDIVLLKGSNSVKLARVVDALRNLGQSVEER; encoded by the coding sequence ATGAGCGCGCTTTGGACATCAGCCGAGATTGCCGCAGCCACCCATGGCCGCACGCATGGGCCAGATTTTGAGGTCACAGGCATCTCGATTGACACCCGCAGCCTTATGGCAGGGGATTTCTTTGTGGCCTTGTCTGCCGCGCGCGATGGCCATGATTTTGTGGCAGATGCCTTGGCCAAAGGTGCCGCAGGCGCGTTGGTCAGCCGCATTCCTGACGGCGTTGCACAAGATGCGCCCCTGATCCTTGTAGAGGATGTGCAAACCGCGCTTGAGGATTTGGGGCGCGCAGGGCGCGCGCGGATGACGGGGCAGGTGGTTGCCATTACGGGGTCGGTTGGCAAAACCACCAGTAAAGAAATGATGCGCGCAGCCCTCGCACCCTTGGGGCGGGTGCATGCTTCTGTTGCCTCCTATAACAATCACTGGGGCGTGCCTTTGACTTTGGCGCGGATGCCGCGCGAGACAGATTTCGCGGTGATTGAAATCGGCATGAATGCCCCTGGCGAAATCGCCCCCTTGGCGCGCATGGCGCGGCCCCATTTGGCCATTGTGACCACTGTTGCCGCCGCACATCTAGAGGCATTTGGCAGTCTTGAGGGGATCGCCCATGAAAAGGCGAGCATCTATGAGGGGCTTGAGACAGGTGGGATCGCCCTTGTTAATGCAGATGTTGAGACGAGCGCCATTTTGCAAGACAAAGCAACCGCCTGTGCCGCCCGCGTCCTTCGTTTCGGCGAGGCCGAAACCGCCGCGGCGCGCTTGGCTTCGGTTGAGATTATCGAGGATCGCACCATTGTCTCGATGGTCTTTGACGGGGACACACATCTGTTTAAGCTGAACACCGCAGGGCGGCATTTGGCGCTGAATGCGGTGGCCGTTATGGCCAGTGTTGCTGCTTTGGGCGGGGATGTGGCGCTTGCGGCCCTTGGTTTGTCGGATTGGCAGGCCGTAACAGGGCGCGGCACCCGCGAGCGTTTGACCCTGTCAAATCGTCATGCCCATGCAGGCGAGATTGAAATGATAGATGATGCCTATAACGCCAATCCTGCCTCTATCGCAGCCGCGCTTGATGTTCTGGCTTCGGCAGAGGCACGCCGCCGTGTGGCGGTTTTGGGCGATATGTTGGAATTGGGCGCACAAGGCCCCGCGATGCACGCAGAATTGGCTGATCTTCCAAGTATCGCCAAGATCGACCGTATTCATACAGTGGGCGGCTTGATGGAACATTTGCACGAAGCCCTGCCAAGCGACAAGCGCGGGCTGCATTGCGAAACCGCCGATGAGATGGCGCGCGCCCTGCCCAAAACCCTAGAGGAGGGCGATATTGTCCTTCTGAAAGGTTCAAACAGCGTAAAACTTGCGCGCGTGGTTGACGCATTGCGCAATCTCGGGCAATCCGTTGAGGAACGCTAA
- a CDS encoding phospho-N-acetylmuramoyl-pentapeptide-transferase, translating into MLYWLGELSDGGDLFNLFRYITFRAGAAFFTALIFGFIFGRPLINALRRRYAKGQPIREDGPAHHIATKAGTPTMGGLLILAALTLSTLLWARLDNGFVWIVLGVTVAFGLIGLADDWAKVSRQTTAGLSGKLRLALGFVIAAVASIAASALHPDDLTLQLAVPVFKDVLINLGYVFIPFAMIVIVGSANAVNLTDGLDGLAIMPVMIAAATLGVIAYAVGRVDFTEYLDVHYVPGTGELLVFCAGLIGGGLGFLWYNAPPAAVFMGDTGSLALGGALGAIAVATKHEIVLAIVGGLFVAEAMSVIIQVLYFKRTGKRVFLMAPIHHHFEKKGWAEPQVVIRFWIISLILALIGLATLKLR; encoded by the coding sequence ATGTTGTATTGGCTCGGCGAATTGTCAGATGGCGGCGACCTCTTTAACCTGTTCCGCTATATCACCTTCCGTGCAGGGGCCGCGTTTTTCACGGCGCTGATCTTTGGCTTTATCTTTGGCCGCCCCCTGATCAACGCGCTGCGCCGCCGCTATGCCAAGGGACAACCCATTCGGGAAGATGGGCCTGCGCATCATATCGCAACCAAGGCAGGCACGCCCACGATGGGGGGCTTGCTGATCCTTGCGGCGCTGACGCTGTCCACGCTGCTTTGGGCGCGGCTTGATAATGGCTTTGTTTGGATTGTCTTGGGGGTGACTGTGGCCTTTGGCCTGATCGGTCTGGCGGATGATTGGGCCAAGGTCAGCCGCCAAACCACGGCGGGGCTTTCGGGCAAATTGCGCTTGGCGCTTGGCTTTGTGATCGCGGCTGTGGCCAGCATTGCGGCCTCAGCTTTGCACCCTGATGATCTGACGCTGCAACTGGCCGTGCCTGTGTTCAAAGATGTGCTGATCAATCTGGGCTATGTCTTTATCCCCTTTGCAATGATTGTCATTGTGGGCAGCGCCAATGCCGTCAACCTGACCGATGGTTTGGATGGCTTGGCGATCATGCCCGTGATGATCGCCGCGGCCACGCTTGGGGTGATTGCCTATGCGGTGGGGCGGGTCGATTTCACGGAATATCTTGATGTGCATTACGTGCCGGGAACGGGCGAATTGCTGGTGTTTTGCGCGGGCCTGATCGGCGGCGGTCTTGGGTTCTTGTGGTATAATGCCCCGCCCGCGGCCGTGTTTATGGGGGATACAGGCTCGCTCGCCTTGGGCGGTGCTTTGGGCGCCATTGCCGTTGCCACAAAGCACGAAATTGTTTTGGCCATCGTGGGCGGCTTGTTCGTGGCCGAAGCGATGAGCGTGATTATCCAAGTTCTCTATTTCAAACGCACAGGCAAACGCGTGTTCTTGATGGCCCCCATCCATCACCATTTTGAGAAAAAAGGCTGGGCTGAGCCGCAAGTGGTGATCCGCTTCTGGATCATTTCCCTTATCCTTGCGCTGATTGGCCTTGCGACATTGAAACTGCGCTAA
- a CDS encoding UDP-N-acetylmuramoyl-L-alanine--D-glutamate ligase, whose protein sequence is MIPVTGFSGQKIAVLGLGRSGLATARALQAGGAIALVWDDGQEARARAEADGFVVTDLTKAGAFEGVSRLITSPGIPNLYPAPHPAILAAYRANVPVDNDVGLFFAALGQADWAQFDRPPRVVAVTGSNGKSTTSALIAHILDVAGLSVQLAGNIGRGVLDIDPPEDGGVVVLELSSYQTELARALTPDIAVFTNLSADHLDRHGGMGGYYAAKRRLFAEGGPDRAVIGIDEVEGLSLSNQLTQGAGDDRVIRISSAQKLDGTNWDVFARKGWLSEWRKGRQVASIDLRDIAGLAGAHNHQNACAAYAVARALGLAPRVIEDALHSFKGLPHRSQVLGELRGVRFVNDSKATNADAAAKALAAYPAIRWICGGLEKEGGLDVARPHFGSVKKAYVIGREAAKFALNLGDLPKEICTDMATAVARAVAEAEPGDVVLLAPAAASFDQYDNFEKRGDDFAAQVAQVLAQS, encoded by the coding sequence ATGATCCCCGTCACTGGGTTTTCAGGTCAAAAAATCGCTGTTTTGGGCTTGGGCCGTTCAGGTCTTGCCACAGCGCGGGCGCTGCAAGCGGGTGGGGCCATTGCGCTTGTTTGGGATGATGGGCAAGAGGCGCGCGCGCGCGCCGAGGCGGATGGGTTTGTGGTCACTGATCTAACAAAGGCAGGCGCTTTTGAGGGCGTGTCGCGCCTGATCACCTCGCCCGGTATCCCCAACCTCTACCCTGCGCCGCATCCCGCAATTTTGGCCGCCTATCGCGCCAATGTGCCTGTTGATAATGATGTGGGCCTGTTTTTCGCGGCGCTTGGTCAGGCGGATTGGGCGCAATTTGACCGCCCCCCGCGCGTGGTCGCGGTGACAGGGTCAAACGGGAAATCGACCACCTCGGCGCTAATCGCCCATATTTTGGATGTTGCGGGCTTATCTGTGCAGCTTGCGGGCAATATTGGGCGCGGTGTTTTGGATATTGATCCGCCCGAAGATGGGGGGGTGGTCGTGTTGGAATTATCCTCCTACCAAACCGAGCTTGCCCGCGCCCTGACACCCGATATCGCGGTCTTTACCAACCTGTCAGCAGATCATTTGGATCGTCATGGTGGGATGGGGGGCTATTATGCGGCCAAGCGCAGGCTTTTTGCCGAAGGTGGCCCAGATCGCGCCGTGATTGGGATTGATGAGGTTGAAGGGCTGTCCTTGTCCAATCAACTGACCCAAGGGGCAGGGGATGATCGGGTGATCCGCATCTCCTCTGCGCAGAAATTAGACGGCACGAATTGGGATGTCTTTGCCCGTAAAGGCTGGCTGTCGGAATGGCGCAAGGGGCGTCAGGTGGCCTCTATTGATTTGCGCGATATCGCGGGGCTTGCGGGCGCGCATAACCATCAAAACGCCTGCGCGGCCTATGCGGTGGCGCGCGCGCTTGGCCTTGCGCCGCGCGTGATCGAGGACGCGTTGCATTCCTTCAAGGGCCTGCCGCATCGCAGTCAGGTTTTGGGCGAACTGCGCGGTGTGCGTTTCGTCAATGACAGTAAGGCCACCAATGCTGATGCCGCCGCCAAGGCGCTTGCCGCTTATCCTGCCATCCGTTGGATTTGTGGCGGGCTTGAGAAAGAGGGCGGGCTTGATGTGGCACGGCCACATTTCGGCTCGGTCAAAAAGGCCTATGTCATCGGGCGCGAAGCTGCAAAATTTGCCTTGAATTTGGGGGATCTTCCCAAAGAGATTTGCACCGATATGGCCACCGCCGTGGCCCGCGCTGTCGCCGAGGCCGAGCCGGGCGATGTAGTTCTATTGGCCCCTGCCGCCGCTAGTTTTGATCAATACGACAATTTTGAGAAGCGGGGCGATGATTTTGCCGCCCAAGTTGCGCAAGTTCTTGCGCAATCGTAG
- a CDS encoding cell division protein FtsW, whose translation MTEMAHGTVLVQSGEAVLPRWWRTVDRGTIGCILALFAIGLLLGFAASPPLAERNGHPPFHYVTRQAIFGGAAMIGMLLVSMLPPLMLRRFAVVGFGGAFLSLVALPIFGTDFGQGAVRWYSLGFASVQPSEFLKPLYIVTVAWMVAASQELAGPPGKRLSFGLTILIVGILVMQPDFGQAALILMGWCVIYFVAGAPIILMVSVVALAGVGGIFAYHASEHFARRIDGFLSAEVAPNTQLAYAANAIREGGFFGAGLGEGAVKWTLPDAHTDFIIAVAAEEYGVILVLIIIALFAAIAFRSFLRLLKERDPFIRLAGTGLVTMFALQAFINMGVAVRLLPAKGMTLPFVSYGGSSILATGLAMGMILAFTRARPQGDLADIFSKRGR comes from the coding sequence ATGACAGAAATGGCGCATGGCACAGTTCTTGTGCAATCAGGCGAAGCGGTTTTGCCCCGTTGGTGGCGCACTGTTGATCGCGGCACAATAGGCTGCATTTTGGCACTTTTTGCGATTGGCCTGTTATTGGGCTTTGCCGCATCGCCACCTTTGGCCGAACGCAATGGTCATCCGCCCTTTCACTATGTAACACGCCAAGCCATCTTTGGCGGTGCGGCGATGATTGGGATGCTGTTAGTGTCGATGCTGCCGCCGCTCATGCTGCGCCGCTTTGCGGTGGTGGGGTTTGGTGGCGCGTTTCTATCCCTTGTGGCGCTGCCGATTTTTGGCACTGATTTTGGGCAAGGCGCTGTGCGGTGGTATTCGCTTGGGTTTGCTTCGGTGCAGCCATCCGAATTTCTGAAACCTCTCTACATTGTCACAGTCGCTTGGATGGTCGCCGCAAGCCAAGAATTGGCAGGCCCACCAGGCAAGCGCCTGTCCTTCGGATTGACCATTCTCATTGTTGGCATTTTGGTGATGCAGCCTGATTTCGGTCAGGCGGCCCTGATCTTGATGGGGTGGTGCGTGATCTATTTCGTTGCAGGCGCGCCCATTATTCTCATGGTCAGCGTTGTGGCGCTTGCAGGGGTCGGGGGTATCTTTGCCTATCATGCCTCCGAGCATTTTGCGCGCCGTATTGATGGGTTCCTCAGCGCCGAAGTGGCGCCAAACACCCAGCTTGCTTATGCGGCCAATGCAATCCGTGAAGGTGGGTTTTTTGGCGCAGGCTTGGGCGAGGGTGCTGTGAAATGGACATTGCCTGACGCGCATACCGATTTCATTATCGCGGTCGCTGCCGAAGAATATGGTGTGATCCTTGTGTTGATCATCATCGCCCTCTTCGCAGCAATCGCCTTTCGCAGTTTCCTGCGTTTGCTTAAAGAACGCGACCCGTTCATCCGCCTTGCAGGCACGGGTCTTGTGACCATGTTCGCGCTACAGGCCTTTATTAACATGGGCGTTGCGGTGCGGCTTTTGCCTGCAAAGGGCATGACCTTGCCCTTTGTGTCCTATGGCGGGTCTTCTATCCTTGCAACAGGTCTTGCGATGGGGATGATTTTGGCCTTTACCCGTGCGCGGCCACAGGGTGATTTGGCCGATATCTTTAGCAAACGGGGGCGTTGA